The Muribaculum intestinale genome includes the window GATTGCAGCATCAAGCGGACGATCGAAAAGCCAGCATACGAGACCAAGGGCAAATATGTTTCTGCATTTAAGTACCGATTTATTGTCAAGTCCGGAATCTGCAAGCGCAGCTTTAGTCATTGACGTAACGGGCACTTCGACCACCTCGACCTTAAGGTCCAGTTCGGTGTACGGATCAGATGTCTCAAATTTAGCTTTCTTCAGGTCACTCTCCTTGAAAGAATCAATGTCGACAATTGCCACGCCTCCCTTTTTAAGATGCTTGACATTCTGCTTCAATGCGGCAGGATTCATTGCAATAAGGACGTCGGCCTTGTCGCCGGGCGTATGCACTCCGATACCAAGGTTTACCTGAAACCCGGATACGCCACTGAGCGACCCTTGAGGAGCGCGTACTTCGGCAGGATAGTCAGGGAATGTCGACACCTGATTACCGACACCAGCCGATACATTTGTAAAAATGTTTCCGGCAAGCTGCATACCGTCGCCAGAATCACCGGAAAATCTTACTACCACCTTATCAATGGTCTTTACATCAGCTTTTTCTAACATGATGGTCTATTATAGTGTGTATTAATTATCTTGTTTTGCGCAATTCAAAACGTATGGCCTGACCTCGGGTCTCTGCAAGTATCTTTCCGTCCCGCCAAACAGGTTTACCGTCAACCCATGTTGCAATCACCTGATTATGGAGAGTAGTTCCGGCAAGCGGAGTCCATCCACATCGGCTGAGCGCCATATCATCGGTCACGGTATAGGATGTGCCGGTACGCACTACCGCTATATCGGCCGCAAATCCCTTGCGCAAAAAACCACGACGTCGTATACCGAACAGACGCGCGGGAGCATGGCACATTTTTTCTACAACAAGCTCGCGTGTGAATATACCCATATCTGCCATCTCAAGCATCACCGGGAGAGAAAACTGCACCATTGGTGCACCTGAAGTTGCTGTAAGGGCGTCGCCTTCTTTTTCCACAAGCAAATGTGGAGCATGGTCAGTGGCCACAATGTCGATACGCCCGTCGGACAACGCCTTGCGCAGTGCATCACGGTCCGCCGACGTCTTGATGGCCGGATTCATCTTTATCCGAGCGCCAAGACGTTCGTAATCCCGGTCACAGAACCAAAGATGATGCACCGAAACCTCTGCCGTAATACGCTTATCCGCCAATGGACGATTTGAAAACATCGCAGCTTCCTCCGCAGTACTCACATGCAGCACATGCAGGCGGCTACCATACTTACGAGCCCGTCTAATAGCTTTCCCGGTACTGAGTATACAAGCCTCCCGAGAGCGGATTTCCGGATGAAGAGCAATATGGACTCCATCCGGATACTCGGCAGAAATACGTTCACGGTTAGCACATATGGTGGCTTCATCCTCTGAGTGTACGGCAATAACAGCCGGTACACGCGCGAAAATTCTATTTAAAGCCTTCTCGTTGTCAACAAGCATATTTCCCGTAGAAGATCCGAGAAACAGTTTCACACCCGGACATCTTGTGAAATCGGTTTTCAGAAGAGTGTCCAGATTGTCGTTTGTGGCTCCTATGAAAAAAGCATAGTTCACCGCAGACACTTCCCTACCTCGCATCAGCTTGCTTCGTAATGCATCGGTCGTTACTGTCGGAGGTTTAGTGTTGGGCATATCCATGAATGAAGTGACACCTCCGGCGGCGGCAGCCTGCGATTCAGTAGCGATATCACCCTTATGTGTCAGCCCCGGGTCACGGAAATGAACCTGGTCATCGATAACGCCGGGAATTACAATACATCCGCCGGCATCAAATGAATCGGTACAGTTTGCTATAATTTCATTGGCAGGTGTACCATGACAGACCCTACGTATTATTCCACGGTCATCAAAAATCAGATATCCCTTGAAACTATGGCCTTCGTTTATGATAGTCCCGTTATATATTATTGTACTGTTCATTTTCCCGGATATTTTCTAAACCAACTGTCAATCTTCAAGCGTATCACACCAAACATAGCCTCCGAGAATATTCCCGAACTCATCTTGCTTGTTCCCAGCACCCGATTGACAAAAATTATAGGCACTTCTTCGATACGGAAACCCAACTGCCGGGCGGTGAACTTCATCTCAATCTGAAACGCATAGCCCTTAAAGCGTATTTTGTCAAGCTCCATAGCCTCAAGAACACGTCTCCGATAGCATACAAATCCGGCAGTAGTGTCATGTACCGGCATACCGGTAATCAATCGGACATATTTTGATGCAAAATATGACATAAGAACACGGCTCATCGGCCAGTTCACTACATTCACCCCGGTGACATATCTCGACCCTACCGCAACATCCGCACCATTAGCGCATGCAGAATACAGTTTCTCCAAGTCAAGAGGATTATGCGAGAAGTCCGCATCCATCTCAAATATATATTCATAACCATGTTCAAGAGCCCAGCGAAATCCGGTTATATACGCGGTGCCGAGTCCGAGTTTGCCGGAACGCTCAATTAAGTGAATGCGTCCCGGATGCTCGGTCTGTTTGCTCTTCACAATGGCGGCAGTGCCGTCAGGCGAGCCGTCATCAACTACAAGGACATCCATCGGAGTCGCCAGTGAAAGTACAGCCTCTATGATGGCGGCGGCATTCTCACACTCATTATAAGTAGGTATGATAACTACCGAGGTGGATTCTGACATTGTTATAAACTTATTCTCAGTTAGGTAATGGATATGTTGATTGCAGCTGCGAGATTTATACTTGCAGACAATCTGTTTATACGAGAAGAGCAAGTGCGCTTTTTATGCGCTCCATAGCTTCACGGATATTGTCGTCGGATGTGGCATAGCTCATACGGATATACCCCGGAGCACAGAACGCAGATCCGGCAACAGTTGCCACGTGTGCTTCCTGAAGCAGATACATGGCCAAATCCGAATCGTTATTTATGACATAATCACCATTGCGTTTGCCAAAATATCTTGAGACTTCCGGAAAAAGATAGAATGCGCCCTGAGGTTCGTTGACTTTCCACCCCGGGATTGTACGCGCAAGTCCGACAATGAGGTCGCGACGACGCTCAAACGCCTTGCGCATATCCTCAACACACTCCTGTGGTCCGGTATAGGCAGCCTCAGCAGCTTTCTGGGCTATAGAACATGCTCCTGAAGTGTACTGGCTTTGCAGTTTGGAGGTAGCCTTCGCAAGCCACAGCGGAGCGGCAAGGAATCCGATACGCCATCCGGTCATAGCATATGCTTTTGACACACCGTTGACAATAGCAGTACGGTCGGCAATAGCTTCAAATGAAGCCATGGAAGTAAAGGAGCCTGTAAAGTTGATGTGTTCGTAAATCTCATCCGACAGCACCAACACATCAGGATAATCGGCAAGCACATCAACAAGAGCCTGAAGCTCCTCGCGGCTATACACGCTTCCGGTAGGATTGCTTGGCGAGTTGAACATTATAAGGCGTGTGCGCGGAGTTAACGCTGAACGCAACTGCTCCGGAGTAATCTTAAAATCATTCTCAATAGTAGCAGGAACCTCTACGCTCTTTCCTCCGGCGAGATTTACCATCTCTACATAGCTTACCCATGCAGGAGTAGGAATCACCACCTCGTCGCCAGGATTTACTACTGCGAGCACTACGTTGCATAACGACTGTTTTGCTCCGCCACTGACAACAATCTGTTCCGGAGCAAAGTCAATGCCATTCTCTTTCTTAAGAGTTTCAGATATTGCCTTACGCAATGACATATATCCGGGAACCGGAGTATAGAAAGAGAAATTGTTGTCAATAGCCTTGACAGCGGCAGTCTTGATATGGTTAGGTGTGTTAAAATCGGGTTCTCCAACAGAGAGATTGATAACATCCACGCCCCGGGCCTTCAGTTCCTGACTTTTCTGCGACATGGCAAGGGTCTGTGAAGGAGCCAACGCATTTACACGGTCTGAGATATGTTCCATCATTTGCTATTGTTTATATTGTTATTTTTCTATTCATTTCAAGACATTATATGCAAAAGTATAAAATCTTAAGCATAATTCCAA containing:
- a CDS encoding dihydroorotase; its protein translation is MNSTIIYNGTIINEGHSFKGYLIFDDRGIIRRVCHGTPANEIIANCTDSFDAGGCIVIPGVIDDQVHFRDPGLTHKGDIATESQAAAAGGVTSFMDMPNTKPPTVTTDALRSKLMRGREVSAVNYAFFIGATNDNLDTLLKTDFTRCPGVKLFLGSSTGNMLVDNEKALNRIFARVPAVIAVHSEDEATICANRERISAEYPDGVHIALHPEIRSREACILSTGKAIRRARKYGSRLHVLHVSTAEEAAMFSNRPLADKRITAEVSVHHLWFCDRDYERLGARIKMNPAIKTSADRDALRKALSDGRIDIVATDHAPHLLVEKEGDALTATSGAPMVQFSLPVMLEMADMGIFTRELVVEKMCHAPARLFGIRRRGFLRKGFAADIAVVRTGTSYTVTDDMALSRCGWTPLAGTTLHNQVIATWVDGKPVWRDGKILAETRGQAIRFELRKTR
- a CDS encoding polyprenol monophosphomannose synthase, coding for MSESTSVVIIPTYNECENAAAIIEAVLSLATPMDVLVVDDGSPDGTAAIVKSKQTEHPGRIHLIERSGKLGLGTAYITGFRWALEHGYEYIFEMDADFSHNPLDLEKLYSACANGADVAVGSRYVTGVNVVNWPMSRVLMSYFASKYVRLITGMPVHDTTAGFVCYRRRVLEAMELDKIRFKGYAFQIEMKFTARQLGFRIEEVPIIFVNRVLGTSKMSSGIFSEAMFGVIRLKIDSWFRKYPGK
- a CDS encoding pyridoxal phosphate-dependent aminotransferase, which encodes MEHISDRVNALAPSQTLAMSQKSQELKARGVDVINLSVGEPDFNTPNHIKTAAVKAIDNNFSFYTPVPGYMSLRKAISETLKKENGIDFAPEQIVVSGGAKQSLCNVVLAVVNPGDEVVIPTPAWVSYVEMVNLAGGKSVEVPATIENDFKITPEQLRSALTPRTRLIMFNSPSNPTGSVYSREELQALVDVLADYPDVLVLSDEIYEHINFTGSFTSMASFEAIADRTAIVNGVSKAYAMTGWRIGFLAAPLWLAKATSKLQSQYTSGACSIAQKAAEAAYTGPQECVEDMRKAFERRRDLIVGLARTIPGWKVNEPQGAFYLFPEVSRYFGKRNGDYVINNDSDLAMYLLQEAHVATVAGSAFCAPGYIRMSYATSDDNIREAMERIKSALALLV